Proteins found in one Methanofollis fontis genomic segment:
- a CDS encoding arginine deiminase family protein, with product MSAGAGAEWHRLQEVLVHEPGPEVFFALLNPDHHLYERFFNLDAAQREHRRLCEILQEDFGVRIRRLCTSILDGATAVPGVREGLLGCTSHLLEDTRPPVQERDPHHLLLAAILGSRPEGQDTALHGTMHNLYFMRDQQICTDLGMVSGRMATTERRHETRVTKLALTALGAGPVASVTEGHLEGGDFIPAGEFAMIGCGGRTTSAGISCLLQEGIGFDEVAVVHEPVHPLIGGRDYMVNMHLDTYCNICGDGIVVGNPALLNAATVDLHVREGAGYRFTGEKKSLKEFFAEKDFSIVPITTLEQVCYASNFLCVRDRECVAVDTGQIAPLMLERLRQRANTAPETWGHLCAQAERDYRRLRGEAEFFPYKREVYAEGLEMTPLGLKNATGGYGGAHCMTCPIRRG from the coding sequence ATGAGTGCAGGAGCGGGAGCGGAGTGGCACCGCCTCCAGGAGGTGCTGGTGCATGAACCGGGACCAGAGGTCTTTTTCGCCCTCCTGAACCCGGACCATCACCTCTACGAACGGTTCTTCAATCTCGATGCGGCGCAGCGGGAACACCGCAGACTCTGTGAGATCCTTCAGGAGGACTTCGGGGTCAGGATCCGTCGCCTCTGCACATCAATCCTGGACGGGGCAACGGCAGTGCCCGGTGTCAGAGAGGGACTCCTCGGCTGTACCTCTCACCTGCTGGAGGATACACGTCCCCCGGTCCAGGAACGGGACCCCCATCATCTTCTTCTGGCCGCAATCCTCGGATCCCGCCCGGAAGGGCAGGATACCGCTCTCCACGGAACGATGCACAACCTCTACTTCATGCGTGACCAGCAGATATGCACCGATCTCGGCATGGTATCCGGCAGAATGGCGACGACAGAACGCCGACACGAAACCCGCGTCACGAAACTTGCACTGACCGCCCTCGGTGCCGGGCCGGTTGCGTCGGTCACTGAGGGGCACCTGGAAGGCGGGGACTTCATACCGGCAGGGGAGTTTGCCATGATCGGGTGCGGAGGCAGGACCACCTCTGCAGGTATCTCCTGCCTGTTGCAGGAGGGGATCGGTTTCGATGAGGTCGCCGTCGTGCACGAACCCGTCCATCCCCTGATCGGAGGGAGGGATTATATGGTGAATATGCACCTCGACACCTACTGCAACATCTGCGGCGACGGCATCGTCGTCGGTAACCCTGCGCTCCTCAATGCCGCCACCGTCGATCTCCATGTCAGGGAAGGAGCCGGTTATCGGTTTACCGGTGAAAAAAAGAGCTTGAAGGAATTTTTTGCGGAAAAAGACTTCTCGATCGTGCCGATCACGACCCTCGAACAGGTCTGCTATGCCTCCAATTTTCTCTGCGTCAGGGACCGGGAGTGTGTTGCCGTGGATACCGGACAGATCGCCCCCCTCATGCTGGAACGGCTCAGGCAACGGGCGAATACAGCGCCGGAGACCTGGGGGCACCTGTGTGCGCAGGCGGAGAGGGATTACCGTCGCCTTCGCGGGGAGGCGGAATTTTTCCCGTATAAACGCGAGGTCTATGCCGAAGGTCTGGAGATGACACCGCTCGGGCTGAAAAACGCCACCGGCGGGTATGGCGGCGCCCATTGCATGACCTGCCCGATCAGGCGGGGGTGA
- the arcC gene encoding carbamate kinase, with protein sequence MKIVAALGGNAIIRYREEGTAEEQLGHIDTAVAPLARMAAAGHRILITHGNGPQVGDILLQNECAREAVPRMPLDVCGAESQGMIGYMIQQRMEERLSMRSVRTPVVTLLTRTLVDPDDPAFHDPTKGIGPYYTDAEARRIIEDEGWQMRKTEGRGWRRIVPSPSPVTILEIDAIRTLFDAGAVVIAGGGGGVPVIWREGHLAGVEAVVDKDRAAAYIAEGIGADLLMMLTDVPGVYTGFGTADQLLIRSMDLKGAGDLLAAGECEEGSMAPKVAAAVRFVERTDTCAVIAHLDDAESALAGESGTRITPA encoded by the coding sequence ATGAAGATTGTTGCAGCACTCGGTGGAAACGCGATCATTCGTTATCGGGAGGAGGGTACGGCGGAGGAACAACTTGGCCATATCGACACCGCCGTCGCTCCGCTGGCCCGGATGGCGGCGGCGGGTCATCGTATCCTGATCACCCACGGCAACGGCCCACAGGTCGGGGATATCCTGCTCCAGAACGAGTGCGCCAGAGAAGCGGTTCCGAGGATGCCTCTTGATGTCTGCGGGGCTGAATCGCAGGGGATGATCGGCTACATGATCCAGCAGCGTATGGAGGAGCGTCTCTCGATGCGGTCTGTCAGGACGCCGGTCGTAACCCTGCTCACCCGGACCCTCGTCGATCCCGACGATCCCGCCTTTCATGATCCGACGAAGGGGATCGGTCCCTATTATACCGATGCCGAGGCGCGCCGGATCATCGAGGACGAGGGCTGGCAGATGAGAAAAACAGAGGGCAGGGGGTGGCGACGGATCGTGCCGTCTCCTTCTCCGGTAACAATCCTGGAGATCGATGCCATCAGAACGCTCTTTGATGCGGGGGCCGTGGTGATCGCGGGCGGCGGTGGAGGGGTGCCGGTGATCTGGCGGGAGGGGCATCTTGCCGGTGTGGAGGCGGTGGTGGACAAGGATCGTGCCGCCGCATATATCGCCGAGGGGATCGGCGCCGATCTCCTGATGATGCTCACCGATGTTCCTGGCGTCTATACCGGTTTTGGCACCGCTGATCAGCTCCTGATCCGGTCGATGGATCTCAAAGGCGCCGGAGATCTTCTGGCCGCTGGTGAATGCGAAGAGGGATCGATGGCGCCGAAGGTGGCCGCGGCCGTCAGGTTTGTGGAGCGCACTGACACGTGTGCGGTGATCGCCCATCTCGACGACGCCGAATCGGCGCTTGCAGGTGAGTCGGGAACGCGCATCACCCCCGCCTGA
- a CDS encoding Orn/Lys/Arg family decarboxylase, translating to MEWYSSLDLSILIIDSDLHTESAGGLALREIIKHLKDLDFRVMEALTVEDGLSIYRSTYPEIAGVLLDWDLQPPSTASPGPVEMVRTIRRRNRDLPIFLFTRKPSISEIPLEVIRSIDGYFWKLDNTPRFIAGRIEDVTGDYLDRLLPSFFGELVRYTQEYNYAWHTPGHTGGAAFLKSPVGKLFFQFYGENTLRSDLSVSVPELGSLLEHTGVVGEAEANAARIFGADRTYFVTNGTSTSNKIVFSSCVRPGDIVLVDRNCHKSVMHAIILTQAVPVYLTPTRNSYGIIGPIRSSEFDPENLRQKCASHPLVGDAGRLPRLAVVTNSTYDGLCYDTGVIGHCLSGLTDCLHFDEAWYGYARFHPLYEGRYAMAEGEKGPGYPAVFATQSTHKVLAAFSQGSMIHIGDAHSPEERRIDPGVFNEAFMMHTSTSPQYSIVASLDVAAKMMEGDSGTVLIADTIEEAVIFRQKMVQLSRQVAEDEVEAERRWWFSLWQPGHGELHGSDEILSLKPRMLDGDNGALLAQREFWTLRSGERWHGFSGIDDGYCMLDPAKVTILTPGIDVDGGMEKFGIPAVIVARFLQERGIVVEKIGFYSFLVLFTMGISKGKSGTLIAQLFEFKDAYDDNAPLDSVFPGLDRAYPHRYAGMGLADLCNEMHAYLCEQRISSLLKNVIARIPEPSMTPAEAYRRMIAGEAEKVPVGEVAGRTAAVMVVPYPPGIPIWMPGEGLGPKDGEIITFLKVYEDFDATFPGFETEIHGVVRDEGDNRQVYSVLCLR from the coding sequence ATGGAGTGGTATAGCAGCCTTGATCTCTCAATCCTGATCATTGATTCAGACCTCCACACAGAAAGTGCGGGCGGTCTTGCACTGCGCGAGATCATCAAGCACCTCAAAGACCTTGATTTCAGGGTGATGGAGGCCCTGACGGTCGAAGATGGTCTTTCGATCTATCGTTCCACCTATCCCGAGATTGCCGGTGTGCTGCTCGATTGGGACCTCCAGCCCCCCTCGACGGCGTCTCCAGGCCCTGTTGAGATGGTCCGGACAATCCGCAGGAGAAATCGTGACCTCCCGATCTTCCTGTTCACCAGAAAACCGTCGATCAGTGAGATTCCCCTTGAAGTGATCCGTTCAATAGACGGTTATTTCTGGAAACTGGACAACACCCCCCGTTTCATTGCAGGGCGCATCGAGGATGTCACCGGTGATTATCTCGACCGTCTTCTCCCCTCGTTTTTCGGAGAACTGGTCAGGTACACGCAGGAATACAACTACGCCTGGCACACGCCGGGCCATACCGGCGGGGCCGCATTCCTCAAATCGCCGGTGGGGAAACTCTTCTTCCAGTTCTATGGAGAAAACACCCTCCGGTCGGATCTCTCGGTCTCGGTGCCCGAACTCGGTTCCCTCCTTGAGCACACCGGTGTCGTCGGCGAGGCCGAGGCGAATGCCGCCAGGATCTTCGGAGCGGATCGCACGTATTTTGTCACCAACGGAACCTCCACATCAAACAAGATCGTCTTCTCGTCCTGTGTCCGTCCGGGCGACATTGTGCTGGTGGACAGGAATTGCCATAAATCGGTGATGCATGCGATCATCCTGACGCAGGCCGTACCGGTGTACCTGACGCCGACACGCAACAGTTATGGAATCATCGGCCCGATCCGTTCATCTGAGTTCGATCCGGAGAACCTCCGACAGAAATGTGCCTCCCATCCTCTTGTTGGCGATGCCGGACGCCTGCCGCGCCTTGCAGTCGTCACGAACTCCACCTATGACGGTCTCTGCTATGACACCGGGGTGATCGGTCACTGCCTCTCCGGTCTGACCGACTGCCTGCACTTTGATGAGGCCTGGTACGGCTATGCCCGGTTTCATCCCCTGTATGAGGGGCGGTATGCGATGGCGGAAGGGGAGAAGGGTCCGGGTTACCCGGCGGTCTTTGCCACGCAGTCCACGCACAAGGTGCTTGCGGCCTTCTCACAGGGTTCGATGATCCATATCGGCGACGCCCACTCGCCGGAAGAGCGGCGGATCGATCCCGGTGTCTTCAATGAGGCGTTCATGATGCACACCTCGACCTCGCCGCAGTACAGCATCGTCGCCTCCCTCGATGTCGCTGCAAAGATGATGGAAGGAGACTCGGGGACGGTTCTGATCGCCGACACCATCGAGGAGGCGGTGATCTTCAGGCAGAAGATGGTGCAGCTCTCCCGGCAGGTGGCAGAGGACGAGGTGGAGGCGGAGCGGCGGTGGTGGTTCTCCCTCTGGCAGCCCGGTCACGGCGAGCTCCATGGTTCCGATGAGATCCTCTCCCTGAAACCCCGGATGCTCGATGGTGATAACGGTGCTCTTCTGGCTCAGCGGGAATTCTGGACCCTGCGTTCCGGCGAGCGCTGGCATGGTTTTTCAGGTATTGATGATGGCTACTGCATGCTCGACCCTGCCAAGGTGACCATCCTCACGCCCGGGATCGATGTCGACGGCGGTATGGAGAAATTCGGGATACCCGCCGTGATCGTCGCACGGTTTCTTCAGGAGCGGGGTATTGTGGTGGAAAAAATCGGATTTTACTCCTTCCTTGTTCTCTTCACAATGGGAATATCGAAGGGAAAGTCCGGGACACTGATTGCACAACTCTTTGAGTTCAAGGACGCCTATGATGACAATGCACCGCTTGATTCGGTGTTCCCCGGTCTGGATCGAGCATATCCACACAGGTATGCAGGGATGGGGCTTGCAGATCTCTGCAATGAGATGCATGCCTATCTCTGTGAACAGAGGATCTCATCCCTCCTGAAAAATGTCATTGCGCGGATTCCTGAACCCTCGATGACACCTGCGGAGGCATACCGGCGTATGATCGCCGGAGAGGCTGAAAAAGTGCCTGTCGGAGAGGTTGCAGGGCGAACGGCGGCGGTGATGGTGGTCCCCTATCCGCCGGGCATCCCGATCTGGATGCCCGGTGAGGGACTCGGTCCGAAAGATGGCGAGATCATCACATTTTTGAAGGTATATGAGGACTTTGATGCTACGTTTCCAGGATTTGAGACAGAGATTCATGGTGTGGTCCGTGATGAGGGGGACAATCGGCAGGTGTATTCGGTGCTCTGCCTGAGGTGA
- the lysS gene encoding lysine--tRNA ligase — MSDSSQISFDEAKLSKYRDLSETGTDFYPAHFERTSTLAEIREHFSEIGHDPSDEEVTTAGRIYVIRRHGKTIFIDIGDESARMQLYIRKNDIGDEPFEFIKKYLDAGDIIGVTGRVFRTKMGEITVWVSTYSLLAKSVCAMPEKFHGLKNTETRYRQRYLDLIMNEEARETFRLRSRTIAELRNFLNEKDFLEFETPTLQPVYGGANARPFTTYHNYLEQQLFLRIAPELYLKRLVVGGFEKVYEISKNFRNEDIDTHHNPEFSMVEIYAAYHDYNDMMDLTEEIISHLAESALGKTTVTFEGTEISFERPWRRLSMEDAVREYAGISVMDTPVEELRRIAESERMEKYEGAETKGDFLVLFFEHYCEDKLIQPTFIHDFPVENSPLAKRHRSKPGFTERFELFVFGMELANGFSELNDPIDQKERFEEQDKKRRLGDLEAQMIDYDFINAIGYGMPPTGGVGIGIDRLIMLITGNNSIKEVILFPSMRSISLVEEEKTEE, encoded by the coding sequence ATGAGCGACAGCAGCCAGATCAGTTTTGACGAGGCAAAACTCAGTAAATATCGCGACCTCTCTGAGACCGGAACCGATTTCTATCCGGCCCATTTTGAGAGAACAAGCACTCTTGCCGAGATCAGGGAGCATTTCTCAGAGATCGGCCACGATCCCTCGGATGAGGAGGTCACCACCGCCGGCAGGATCTATGTGATCCGCAGGCACGGCAAGACGATATTCATCGATATCGGTGATGAATCGGCAAGGATGCAATTGTATATCCGCAAAAATGATATCGGCGATGAACCGTTTGAGTTCATTAAAAAATATCTCGACGCCGGGGACATCATCGGGGTGACGGGCAGGGTGTTCAGGACGAAAATGGGTGAGATCACCGTCTGGGTCAGCACCTATTCCCTGCTTGCAAAGTCGGTCTGTGCCATGCCTGAGAAGTTCCATGGTCTGAAGAACACCGAGACCAGGTACAGGCAGCGTTACCTCGACCTGATCATGAACGAGGAGGCGCGGGAGACCTTCCGCCTGCGCAGTCGCACCATTGCAGAACTGCGGAACTTCCTGAATGAAAAGGACTTCCTCGAATTCGAGACCCCGACCCTCCAGCCGGTTTATGGCGGGGCCAATGCGCGTCCCTTCACCACCTATCACAACTATCTGGAGCAGCAGCTCTTCCTCCGCATCGCACCCGAACTCTACCTCAAGAGGCTTGTTGTCGGTGGTTTTGAGAAGGTCTATGAGATCTCCAAGAACTTCAGGAACGAGGATATCGACACCCACCACAACCCCGAATTCTCCATGGTGGAGATCTATGCCGCCTACCATGACTACAACGACATGATGGACCTCACCGAGGAGATCATCTCGCATCTCGCCGAATCTGCCCTGGGGAAGACGACGGTCACCTTTGAAGGGACCGAGATCTCCTTTGAGAGGCCCTGGCGGCGCCTTTCGATGGAGGACGCCGTGCGGGAGTATGCCGGCATTTCGGTGATGGACACGCCGGTCGAAGAACTCCGCCGTATTGCCGAAAGCGAACGTATGGAGAAATATGAGGGGGCGGAGACAAAGGGCGACTTCCTCGTGCTCTTCTTCGAGCATTACTGCGAGGATAAACTGATTCAGCCGACCTTCATCCATGATTTCCCGGTGGAAAATTCCCCGCTTGCGAAGCGCCATCGCTCAAAGCCAGGTTTCACCGAGCGGTTCGAGCTCTTCGTCTTTGGTATGGAGCTGGCAAATGGGTTCTCTGAGCTGAACGATCCGATCGACCAGAAGGAGCGCTTTGAGGAACAGGATAAAAAGCGCCGTCTCGGGGATCTCGAGGCGCAGATGATCGATTATGACTTCATCAATGCCATCGGCTACGGCATGCCGCCGACCGGCGGTGTCGGTATCGGCATCGACCGTCTGATCATGCTCATCACCGGCAACAATTCGATCAAGGAAGTGATCCTCTTCCCCTCGATGCGGAGCATCTCCTTGGTTGAGGAAGAGAAGACCGAAGAATAA
- a CDS encoding apurinic/apyrimidinic endonuclease family protein — protein sequence MKVGYSSANHSIGCSTGNSFDITAYSEGTQIWATAENLSCLARILEFNRKAGLHLFVLDTRLVPYAAHPVNTLDWAEEFAADFAALGAFIRESGIRIAMQPPVPFSGPGSYPGYYEYSAMVLRAMGLGGDARIPARAGDPALFGEQFDKATPEVKRRLALMNDDLCTVARCCEVARECGIPVMYNHYFSEDEDSVTGALEACARTWKEEDGLPLVRFSPRTEGATTPAHTLDPPRFLTFLERSHPLDFDLLIDFPDREQSALVAMIAAFEDPRLLPGRKKLRPGAV from the coding sequence ATGAAAGTGGGCTATTCCAGTGCCAACCATTCCATCGGGTGTTCTACTGGAAACAGTTTTGATATCACTGCATATTCCGAGGGCACACAGATCTGGGCGACTGCAGAAAATCTATCCTGTCTGGCACGCATTCTCGAGTTCAATAGAAAGGCCGGGCTCCACCTCTTTGTCCTGGATACCAGGCTTGTGCCATATGCCGCACACCCGGTGAATACGCTGGACTGGGCGGAGGAGTTTGCGGCAGACTTTGCCGCTCTCGGGGCATTTATCAGGGAAAGCGGGATCCGTATCGCCATGCAGCCGCCGGTGCCGTTCTCGGGTCCGGGGTCCTATCCAGGCTATTACGAATATTCGGCAATGGTGCTCAGAGCAATGGGGCTCGGCGGGGATGCACGGATCCCGGCACGGGCGGGCGACCCGGCATTGTTCGGGGAGCAGTTCGATAAAGCAACCCCGGAGGTGAAGAGGCGTCTCGCCCTGATGAACGATGATCTCTGCACCGTCGCACGATGCTGCGAGGTCGCCCGGGAGTGCGGGATCCCGGTCATGTATAATCACTATTTTTCGGAGGACGAAGATTCGGTAACCGGTGCGCTTGAGGCCTGTGCCCGGACATGGAAAGAGGAGGACGGTCTGCCTCTGGTCCGCTTCTCCCCCAGAACTGAGGGGGCGACCACACCCGCCCATACCCTGGATCCTCCCCGCTTCCTGACATTTCTCGAGCGTTCACACCCCCTTGACTTCGACCTCCTGATCGACTTTCCCGACAGGGAGCAGAGCGCCCTTGTAGCGATGATCGCCGCCTTTGAAGACCCCAGACTCCTCCCAGGACGGAAAAAACTCCGGCCCGGAGCAGTCTGA
- the uvsE gene encoding UV DNA damage repair endonuclease UvsE: protein MRIGYPCVNRGIGCTSARTFRLKSWSEERFYATMRENLECLSRTLEFNRTHGLLFFRITSDLVPFASHPVNTLDWESAFAEDFSGIGRMLRENGMRISMHPDQFTLINSPDEGVLMRSIAELEYHSTVLDAMGLDSTAKVQIHVGGRYGDAESALGRFVDRYRDLPAPVRRRLVVENDDRLFTVTDCLLLHRECGTPVLFDAFHHECNPDGSDTADALGRCAATWGKSDGILMTDYSSQENGARKGTHAQSIDISLFSAFLTESRPHDIDIMLEIKDKEQSARRALEAARGDTRLVQG, encoded by the coding sequence ATGCGCATCGGATACCCCTGCGTGAACCGCGGCATCGGGTGCACCTCCGCCCGCACCTTCAGGCTGAAGTCCTGGAGCGAAGAGCGCTTTTATGCGACCATGAGGGAGAACCTCGAATGCCTCTCCCGCACCCTTGAGTTCAACCGTACACATGGCCTTCTCTTTTTCCGGATCACCTCAGACCTCGTCCCCTTCGCCTCCCATCCGGTGAACACCCTCGACTGGGAATCGGCGTTTGCAGAGGATTTTTCAGGCATTGGCCGCATGCTCAGGGAGAATGGGATGCGCATATCGATGCACCCCGACCAGTTCACCCTGATCAACTCCCCGGACGAGGGCGTGCTGATGCGGAGCATCGCCGAACTTGAATACCATTCAACTGTTCTGGATGCGATGGGACTGGACAGCACGGCAAAGGTCCAGATCCATGTCGGCGGGCGTTACGGTGATGCAGAGTCTGCACTCGGTCGATTTGTCGACCGTTACCGGGATCTCCCTGCACCGGTGCGCCGGCGACTCGTCGTGGAGAATGACGACCGCCTGTTCACGGTGACCGACTGCCTGCTCCTGCACCGTGAATGCGGAACCCCTGTGCTCTTCGACGCCTTCCACCATGAATGCAATCCGGACGGTTCGGATACGGCCGATGCCCTCGGGCGGTGTGCCGCCACATGGGGGAAATCCGACGGAATCCTGATGACCGATTACTCGTCGCAGGAGAACGGGGCCAGGAAGGGCACGCACGCCCAGAGTATTGATATCTCCCTTTTTTCCGCCTTTCTCACCGAATCACGCCCCCATGACATCGATATCATGCTCGAGATCAAGGATAAGGAGCAGAGCGCCCGTCGGGCCCTTGAGGCGGCGAGAGGGGACACGAGACTTGTGCAGGGGTGA
- a CDS encoding phenylacetate--CoA ligase family protein: MFWNREMETIGEADLEELQLSRLKWTVAQARNIEFYQKAFSRAGVAPGDIECLDDIEKLPFTRKADLREGYPFGFLAVPMHDVVRIHTTSGTTGKPTVVCYTRQDIENWTELIARNLMMIGLTADDVFQNALGYGMFTGGLGFHYGAERIGMTVIPSATGNTKRQIEMIDDFGVTAINCTPSYGLHLAEVAEEMGSSLDSLKTAVFGAEPWSESMRAELERRLGVRAFDSYGMSEMYGPGAGFECEERDGLHIWHDCFLIEIIDPATGERLPDGERGELVVTPLVKEAMPLIRYRTGDITRILTEDCPCGRNGRIDRLSGRADDMLVIRGINVFPSQIEHTLLALPEVGDQFMVYVDRINHLDEMTIEVELNRRYFSGELADLQRIQQKVAGAIREALNLRTTVKLVEPGSLPRFEGKAKRVIDRRGAIW, from the coding sequence ATGTTCTGGAACAGGGAGATGGAAACAATAGGGGAGGCAGATCTGGAGGAATTGCAGCTTTCCCGGCTGAAATGGACGGTGGCACAGGCCCGGAACATTGAATTTTACCAGAAAGCCTTTTCACGGGCAGGGGTTGCACCCGGCGATATCGAATGCCTCGATGACATCGAGAAACTGCCCTTCACCAGGAAGGCGGACCTGAGAGAGGGGTATCCATTTGGTTTTCTTGCCGTCCCCATGCACGACGTCGTCAGGATCCACACCACATCAGGGACGACAGGGAAACCCACCGTCGTCTGTTATACCCGGCAGGACATCGAGAACTGGACAGAACTGATCGCCCGGAACCTCATGATGATCGGTCTGACCGCCGACGATGTATTTCAGAACGCCCTCGGCTACGGGATGTTCACCGGCGGTCTCGGGTTTCACTATGGTGCCGAGCGGATCGGGATGACCGTTATACCAAGCGCCACCGGGAACACAAAGCGGCAGATCGAGATGATCGACGACTTCGGGGTCACCGCCATCAACTGCACCCCGAGTTATGGTCTCCATCTTGCCGAGGTCGCCGAGGAGATGGGATCGTCCCTCGACTCCCTGAAGACCGCCGTCTTCGGCGCCGAACCCTGGTCCGAGAGCATGCGGGCGGAACTGGAACGGCGCCTCGGCGTCAGGGCATTCGACAGTTACGGCATGAGCGAGATGTATGGTCCGGGTGCCGGTTTTGAGTGTGAGGAGCGCGACGGTCTCCATATCTGGCACGACTGCTTTTTGATCGAGATCATCGATCCCGCCACCGGCGAACGCCTGCCGGACGGCGAGCGGGGCGAACTGGTGGTCACCCCGCTGGTGAAGGAGGCGATGCCCCTGATCCGCTACCGGACGGGGGACATCACGCGCATCCTCACCGAAGACTGCCCGTGCGGCAGGAATGGGCGGATCGACCGACTCTCCGGTCGGGCCGACGACATGCTTGTCATCCGGGGGATCAATGTCTTCCCCTCGCAGATCGAGCACACCCTCCTCGCCCTCCCGGAGGTCGGGGATCAGTTCATGGTATATGTGGACAGGATCAACCATCTGGACGAGATGACGATAGAGGTGGAGTTGAACAGGAGGTATTTCTCCGGGGAACTGGCTGATCTGCAGCGGATCCAGCAGAAGGTCGCCGGGGCGATCAGAGAGGCGCTGAACCTGCGGACGACGGTGAAACTGGTCGAGCCCGGAAGCCTCCCGCGCTTTGAGGGGAAGGCGAAACGGGTGATCGACCGGCGGGGGGCGATCTGGTGA
- a CDS encoding phenylacetate--CoA ligase family protein, which translates to MMWDPRMEGMPAGDLKRLQYRLLKTLVYRLYSFSPFYHDRMKEAGTHPDDIRSLEDITKLPFMYKSDLRDNYPDRIFTASQDELVRYHVSSGTTGKPTVVGYTANDLESWTTSLARSLTACGLGRGDVMQVSYGYGLFTGGLGLHYGAERIGATVLPIGTGNTERQIELMQDLHVTAIACTPSYLVHIGETANRMGISIRNDTDLRVGILGAEPWSEGIRTTLQNELGIRVYDIYGTSELSGPMFTECTEQQGIHIWGDIAYPEIIDPESGEHLPPGEKGELVMTVLKKEALPMIRYRIGDITSIDDSVCACGRTSPRIMRIQGRVDDMLIVRGINVFPSQVEHTLMGIPEVVGSAFQIEVDRRGALDSMLVRVEMSKDAFSDKITDLMKVKAKVTHDLRNSLNVAADVELVAPGTLPRFEGKAKRVIDRRVY; encoded by the coding sequence ATGATGTGGGACCCGCGTATGGAGGGGATGCCCGCCGGGGATCTGAAACGTCTCCAGTATCGCCTGCTCAAGACACTCGTTTACCGCCTGTATTCGTTCAGCCCCTTCTATCACGACAGGATGAAAGAGGCGGGCACCCACCCGGATGACATCAGAAGCCTTGAGGACATCACAAAACTCCCGTTCATGTACAAGAGCGATCTGCGGGACAATTACCCGGACCGCATCTTCACCGCCTCACAGGACGAACTCGTCCGCTATCATGTCTCATCGGGGACGACCGGGAAACCGACGGTCGTCGGGTATACGGCCAATGACCTCGAGAGCTGGACAACGTCCCTCGCCCGCTCACTCACCGCCTGCGGACTTGGCCGCGGCGACGTGATGCAGGTGAGTTACGGCTACGGACTCTTCACAGGCGGGCTTGGCCTGCACTACGGTGCAGAGCGTATCGGTGCCACGGTGCTCCCCATCGGCACCGGCAACACCGAACGGCAGATCGAACTGATGCAGGACCTCCACGTAACGGCGATTGCCTGCACCCCGTCGTACCTCGTCCATATCGGCGAGACGGCGAACAGGATGGGAATATCCATCAGAAACGACACCGACCTGCGGGTCGGCATCCTGGGTGCGGAACCCTGGTCCGAAGGGATCCGCACAACGCTGCAGAACGAACTCGGGATCCGGGTGTACGACATCTACGGCACATCCGAACTCTCGGGACCGATGTTCACCGAGTGCACCGAGCAGCAGGGGATCCATATCTGGGGCGATATCGCCTACCCCGAGATCATCGACCCGGAGAGCGGCGAACACCTGCCCCCGGGCGAGAAGGGCGAACTGGTGATGACTGTTCTGAAAAAAGAGGCGCTGCCGATGATCCGCTACCGGATCGGCGACATCACCTCCATCGACGATTCAGTCTGTGCCTGCGGGCGCACCTCACCCCGGATCATGCGCATCCAGGGCCGGGTCGACGATATGCTCATCGTTCGCGGGATCAATGTGTTCCCATCGCAGGTGGAGCACACCCTGATGGGTATTCCCGAGGTGGTGGGTTCGGCCTTCCAGATCGAGGTCGACCGCCGCGGGGCGCTGGACTCGATGCTGGTCAGGGTGGAGATGAGCAAGGACGCCTTCTCAGACAAGATCACCGATCTGATGAAGGTGAAGGCGAAGGTCACCCATGACCTGAGAAATTCCCTGAATGTGGCGGCGGACGTAGAACTCGTCGCCCCCGGGACCCTCCCCCGCTTTGAGGGGAAGGCGAAGAGAGTGATTGACCGGAGAGTGTACTGA
- a CDS encoding ACT domain-containing protein: MAEKKYIIKQISIFSENKPGRLASIAHALEEAGINILAFSIAEANGFGVVRALVNRPDAAHETLTSMGFMVSFTDVIAVRMRDEPGGLFEIARILGEAGINIEYSYAYSGKEGAVLILRIDRVEEGVRQILQAGGEVLISDLFQ, translated from the coding sequence ATGGCAGAGAAGAAGTATATCATCAAACAGATCTCGATCTTTTCGGAGAACAAGCCCGGGCGCCTCGCCTCGATCGCCCATGCCCTTGAAGAGGCCGGCATCAATATTCTGGCCTTCTCGATCGCCGAGGCGAACGGATTCGGCGTGGTAAGGGCGCTGGTGAACAGACCGGACGCCGCCCATGAAACCCTCACCAGCATGGGGTTCATGGTCTCTTTCACCGACGTCATCGCCGTGCGGATGCGGGATGAACCCGGCGGACTCTTTGAGATCGCCCGGATTCTGGGTGAGGCAGGGATCAACATCGAGTACAGCTACGCCTATTCCGGAAAGGAGGGGGCTGTCCTGATCCTGCGGATCGACCGCGTCGAGGAGGGGGTCAGGCAGATCCTTCAGGCCGGCGGCGAGGTTCTGATATCAGACCTGTTCCAGTGA